CGGCGACGCGCAAGCTCGCGCGCGACATGAACGTCGACCTGCGGCACGTCCCGCCGTCGGGGCCGCAGGGCCGCGTGCTCAAGACCGACGTCGAGGCGTTCCTCAAGGCGCCGCCGCCCGCCGCTCCGTCGCCCGTTCCCGCGACCGCGCCGGCCGCGGTCCCCGCGCAGGCTCCGCCCGCGCACGCGCCGGTGAAGATCACGCCGCCGGCCGGCGCGCACGCCGCGCTCGAGGAGCGCGTCCCGTTCGCGGGGATGCGCCGGAAGATCGCGCAGAAGATGGCGCAGTCGACCCAGACCGCCGCGCACTTCACGTTCGTGGAGGAGTGCGACGTCGGCAAGCTGAAGGCGCTCCGCGCGCGCATGAAGCCGCGCGCGGAGAAGCAGGGCGTGAAGCTCAGCTTCCTCCCCTTCATCGTGAAGGCGGTCGTCGCGGGCCTGAAGAAGCACCCGATCTTGAACAGCGCGCTCGACGAGTCGACGAACGAGCTCGTCTACCGCAAGTTCTACAACATCGGGATGGCGGCCTCGACCGACGCCGGTCTGATGGTGCCGGTGATCAAGGACGCCGATCGCAAGAGCCTCCTCGACATCGCGAAGGACGTCGAGCGCCTCGCGAGCGACGCGAAGGCAGGGAAGGCGAAGGCGGAGGACCTCTCGGGCTCGACCTTCACCATCACCTCGCTCGGCGCCGACGGCGGCCTCTTCGCGACGCCGATCCTGAACTTCCCCGAGGTCGGCATCCTCGGCGTGCACC
This Labilithrix sp. DNA region includes the following protein-coding sequences:
- a CDS encoding 2-oxo acid dehydrogenase subunit E2, whose product is MARWEFKLPDLGEGVTEGEIVAWHIKPGDVIKEDAPMIEVMTDKATVTITSPKAGKIVEIHGNVGQVVAVHSSLVVFDLDGSAPAAEANGHTNGSPKPEPAATAVGDIKETLPGMGAPPPKPAAQPSAYFNEAPLATPATRKLARDMNVDLRHVPPSGPQGRVLKTDVEAFLKAPPPAAPSPVPATAPAAVPAQAPPAHAPVKITPPAGAHAALEERVPFAGMRRKIAQKMAQSTQTAAHFTFVEECDVGKLKALRARMKPRAEKQGVKLSFLPFIVKAVVAGLKKHPILNSALDESTNELVYRKFYNIGMAASTDAGLMVPVIKDADRKSLLDIAKDVERLASDAKAGKAKAEDLSGSTFTITSLGADGGLFATPILNFPEVGILGVHQIKQKPVVRDGQIVVGEVMLLSLSFDHRIVDGHVGAAFAYDVIRWLEDPEGLFLEMA